One window of the Clupea harengus unplaced genomic scaffold, Ch_v2.0.2, whole genome shotgun sequence genome contains the following:
- the LOC122132502 gene encoding zinc-binding protein A33-like, with the protein VTQVFRQLKVKAKTVRHNCRATATTRQNGIQVLFREDLSCPVCYNIYKDPVLLTCTHSICNCCLQKFWETKGSRECPICRRRSSREIYPLNRVLKNLCETFQQERSQREPFCSLHRSELKLFCEDDKQLVCLVCRDSKLHKNHNFSPISEAALERKEELKIKLEPLQKKLVNFKQVKTTSDETAQHIRVQTQHTERQIKEEFEKLHQFLRDEEAARLDALREEEKQKSQMMKRKIEKMSGEISSLSDTIRAIEEEMGADDITFLQGNLKFRVWEKMQEIVQYTPVTLDPNTANPQLILSEDLTSVRFSNERQQLPDNPERFDMYPCFLGSEGFNSGTHCWDVEVGDSDDWLLGVETESSQRKGLSFPSGVCGVWHYNGAYEELSPSHPLTPLTVKQKPQRIRVQLDWDRGELSFFDPDNNTHLHTSPHTFTERVFPYFITKSSLRILPVKAALTVEQLS; encoded by the exons GGTGACGCAAGTTTTCAGACAATTGAAAGTGAAAGCAAAGACTGTCAGGCATAACTGTAGAGCAACTGCAACTACCAGACAAAATGGCATCCAAGTCCTTTTCAGAGAGGATttatcctgtcctgtgtgctacAATATCTACAAGGATCCAGTTCTTCTGACCTGTACTCACAGCATCTGTAACTGCTGCCTGCAGAAGTTCTGGGAAACCAAAGGTTCCAGGGAATGTCCAATCTGCAGGAGAAGGAGCTCAAGGGAGATATATCCTCTCAACCGGGTTCTAAAGAACCTGTGTGAGACTTTCCAAcaggagagaagtcagagagaACCATTCTGCAGTCTGCACCGTTCTGAACTCAAGCTTTTCTGTGAAGATGACAAAcagcttgtgtgtttggtgtgtcgagACTCAAAACTCCACAAGAACCACAACTTCAGTCCTATCAGTGAAGCAGCACTTGAGCGTAAG GAAGAACTGAAGATCAAACTGGAGCCCTTACAGAAGAAGCTGGTCAACTTTAAACAAGTTAAAACAACCAGTGATGAAACTGCCCAACACATAAGA GTCCAgacccaacacacagagaggcagatcaaggaggagtttgagaagcttcaccagtttctacgagatgaagaggcagccaggctagatgcactgagggaggaagagaagcaaaagagtcagatgatgaagaggaagatcgAGAAGATGAGCggagagatctcatctctttcagacacaatcagagccatagaggaggagatgggagctgatgacatcacattcctgcag ggcaacctgaagtttagagtctgggagaagatgcaagagattgttcaataca ctcctgtgactctggatcccaacactgcaaacCCACAACTAATCCTGTcggaggatctgaccagtgtgagattCAGCaatgagagacagcagcttcctgataacccagagagatttgatatGTATCCCTGTTTCCTGGGCTCTGAAGGCTTCaactcagggactcactgctgggatgtggaggttggggacAGTGATGACTGGCTCCTTGGAGTGGAGACAGAGTCTAGTCAGAGGAAGGGACTGAGTTTCCCCAGTGGAGTCTGTGGTGTGTGGCATTATAATGGTGCATATGAAgagctctctccatcccacccactcactcccctcacagtgaagcagaaaccccagaggatcagagtgcagctggactgggacagaggagagctgtcattctttgaccctgataataacacacacctgcacacttccccacacactttcactgagagagtcttTCCATACTTTATCACTAAGTCATCTCTGAGGATCTTACCAGTGAAGGCTGCATTAACAGTAGAGCAGCTCAGTTAG
- the LOC122132503 gene encoding carboxypeptidase O-like, which produces MRKDDIMIAAGLAFLILCVQNIDCTSDKSMQEGTPWNYDYTRYHPVSEISDWMERVVTDNPELVSSSVYGETFEGRNITYLKIGLGSEEVQKKAIWMDCGIHAREWIAPAFCQWFVKEILLHYKTDKKLNEMLKNMDLYVTPVLNVDGYMYSWINESTRLWRKSRSTPPEGCTCHGVDLNRNFNANWGTVGVSRDCCHNTYCGSGPVSEKEAQAVTQFVGSRVDQILCFLTIHSAGQLLLLPYGHPHISAPNYDELMAVGRAAAKAMKAVHGMDYRVGTSPDILYPNSGSSRDWARLMGIPFSYTFELRDKGEFGHLLPEEQIQPACEEAFEGALFIITYVHDKAFHNRTEIGAASVARAFWATVLGSCLATMYLL; this is translated from the exons ATGAGGAAAGACGACATTATGATCGCTGCTGGATTGGCTTTCCTGATTCTGTGTGTACAGAACATAGACTGCACCTCAGACAA ATCTATGCAGGAAGGGACCCCTTGGAATTATGACTATACCAGATACCATCCAGTGTCAGAG atctctgattggatggagcGTGTGGTGACAGATAACCCGGAGCTGGTGTCCTCCTCTGTGTACGGAGAGACCTTTGAGGGCAGGAACATCACATACCTCAAG ATTGGTCTAGGCTCTGAGGAAGTGCAGAAGAAAGCCATCTGGATGGACTGTGGTATCCACGCCAGAGAGTGGATCGCTCCTGCCTTCTGCCAGTGGTTTGTTAAAGAG aTTTTACTGCACTACAAAACAGACAAGAAGCTTAATGAGATGCTAAAGAACATGGACTTGTATGTCACCCCTGTGCTGAATGTTGATGGCTACATGTACAGCTGGATTAATGAGAGT ACTCGACTGTGGAGAAAGTCAAGGTCGACGCCCCCTGAAGGCTGTACCTGCCATGGCGTGGATCTCAACAGGAACTTCAATGCAAACTGGGGCA CTGTGGGGGTGTCCAGAGACTGCTGCCACAACACGTACTGTGGCTCTGGGCCCGTGTCAGAGAAAGAGGCCCAGGCGGTGACCCAGTTTGTGGGGAGCAGAGTGGACCAGATCCTCTGCTTCCTCACCATCCACTCTGCAGGTCAACTACTGCTCCTGCCGTATGGACACCCCCACATCTCAGCACCCAACTATGACGAGCTG ATGGCTGTGGGCCGGGCTGCTGCTAAAGCCATGAAGGCCGTACATGGGATGGACTACCGAGTGGGAACCTCACCTGATATTCTCT ACCCTAACTCTGGTTCCTCCCGAGACTGGGCTCGCCTGATGGGGATCCCCTTCTCCTACACCTTTGAGCTGAGGGACAAAGGCGAGTTTGGCCACCTCCTCCCCGAGGAGCAGATCCAGCCGGCCTGTGAGGAAGCCTTCGAGGGAgccctcttcatcatcacctaTGTCCATGACAAGGCCTTCCACAACCGCACTGAGATCGGAGCCGCCAGTGTAGCTAGAGCCTTCTGGGCCACTGTACTGGGATCCTGCCTTGCCACCATGTACCTGTTGTAG